A segment of the uncultured Desulfobulbus sp. genome:
CTGCGCCCACAATGAAGAGGGTGCCATGGGACTGGTTATCAACAACCCGAACCCGGAAATCACCCTGCTCGATGTTTTTCATGGGTCCAGCCTGACCATTCCCGAAGGACCGATACCGCCGGTCTACATGGGCGGGCCGGTGGAGATCGATGCTGGCTTCATCCTCTACACCAAAGAGGTGGCGGATCGGTACTCGGTTGAAATTCAACCTGGTATTCACTTGAGCCGCGATGCCCGCCTGCTTGAGGACATTTCTTTGGGCCGGGGGCCCAAAGAGTTCCTGTTCATGCTCGGCTATGCCGGATGGGGCGCCGGACAACTGGAATCTGAGCTCATGGATAACAGTTGGCTCACCGTCCCCGCTGATCTTGATGTTCTGTTCCACACGCCGGTCGATCGGAAATGGCGGTTGGCGGCCCAGAAATTCGGGGTTGATATTTCAATTTTTGGTGATATCATCGGCTACGCCTAGGAACTGCTTGATCTTTGGTGTCGATTATTCCGCGTCGGCCTTCTCGCAGAAGGACCGGCGATTTTTTTTGGCCGTTGTCGCCCCCCCCCATAATCTCCTTTATGTGTTGAGTATCCTGCCCTATGAGTGAACAGCCTTCGACCTACCGTGTTTCCGATATCTATGCCTGTGCTCTGTGTGGATTCTGCTGCCATGGCGAGACCACCGTCTCCCTCGATGCCCATGACCAGGAGCGGATGGTCAAAGCCCTGGGACTTCCCCGGGAGGAAGTTGAGAGGCGATATTGGCGAATTACCGGCTCGATCGTCCAGATGCAGGTACGGGATGGGCATTGTATTTTCTACGACAAGGAGCAGGGGTGCACCGTCCATGAGGGCCGTCCCTGGCGTTGCCGCCAGTGGCCGCTGCATCCCAGTATGCTTGCCGATGAAAATAATTTTACAACCATTACCGAGTCCTGTCCCGGTTTCAAGAAAGGCATGGAATACAAGGAGTTTTGCCGTATTTTCCAAGCCCTGATCGATCAGGGGGATGCGGAAAAATTTAGTCGATGAGATTGCTGATCCCCTTTATCGGCAAGACCAAGCAGGACTACCTGGATGCGGGCATTCGTGATTATGGGGGGCGGCTTAGCCGTTTTGCCACACTCGATATGCCTGTGCTGCGTGAGCGGCACAACCGTAAAGAGCCCGATGAAGTTATCAAGCTTGCCGAAGCCGGCCAACTGCTCGAGCGGGCCCAGGGCGCGAGCGTCAATGTTGCCCTTGATCCCAATGGCCGCGAGCTCAACTCCGAGGAACTCGCCGCACTGCTGACCAAATGGGAGGATCAGGGCGCATCTTCGATCTGTTTTCTCATCGGTGGTTTTCTCGGGTTGCATCAATCGGTGCTTGATCAGGCTAGCTACAAAATCTCTCTCTCCCGGCTGACCTTTACCCATGAAATGACGCGCCTTATCCTGTTGGAGCAGCTCTATCGTGCCTTTACCATCAGGGCCGGGCATAAGTATCACAAGTAATCAGGTGACCGTGGACAACCAAACACAACCGATCGATTTTTTTTCTCAGGTCTGCCCGAGTCCGGAGGATCTGTACCCTCTGGCGTCGGCCCTGGCCGGGGTACTCAAGTCAGGGGATATCCTTCTGCTCTACGGTCCATTGGGGGCAGGCAAGACAACCTTTACCCAGGCCCTTGCCCGCGAGTTGGCTGTGGGCGAGGATCAGTATGTGTCCAGCCCTTCCTTTGCCCTGATGCATGAATATCACGGCCGGTTGCCCATTGCCCACATGGATCTCTACCGCCTTGCCGACGAGGACGATGTAGAGGCAGCAGGATTGCTTGATTATCTCGGTGGCGAGGCAGTTTGCATTGTCGAATGGCCGGATCGTCTGGGAGCGCTGACCCCCAAATGCCGCCTTGACATCACCCTGGAACCCCTTGGTCACAGCCTGCGGCGAATCTCTCTTTGCCCACATGGCGATGACTGGCAAAGCCGGGTTACGCGTCTGCGCGAACAGTTGGCCAGGACCGCTGGAGCGGCGTCTCTCGTCGCCCCCCGCTCGGATTCCTGATTTTTGCCGCCGATCCACCACCGCAACCCCTTGTCTTTAATAACGACGTTGAAAACTGATGAATTCCATGGAAAAACGATTGATCATCCTGCAGCCCTGTAAAAAACAATACACCCTTGACCAAGACAAGGCCTGCAGTCCGCAAGCCACGGTGGCGCGATTTCACCAGCGGCTCAAAGCGACCAACCTGGATGTGCTCAAGGAGATTCGCCGCATCGATAACGGACGCCTCGATATTCCGGTGTATTTCAGTGTCTGTGGAGAGGATGCACGCCGCATCATCGGCAACAAAAAGCAGATGGGCAAGGGATCGACTCCGGAACAGTCCCGGGCCAGCGCCTGCATGGAGTTGGGCGAGCGGTTCAGTTTTTTCAGTTTCCTCCAGGACCCGAATAATTTTATTGTCGGTGATTATGCCGCCATGGAGGCCCAAGGCCATCCGGTGCTGCCGATGCAGACCCTGCTGGCTTCGGTGCACGACACTCAACTGGATTGCGCTACCCTGCGTTCCTTGTTGGCGGACTTGCCCCTGCGCTGGACCTGGGCCGTGCGGCTGAGCGACAACAGTCCGGTTCTGGTGCCCTTTTCCTGGTTTTATGCCATCAACGAGTTCAACGGACCTTCCGCCGGCAACACCTACGAGGAGGCGGTTCTCCAGGGAATCAGCGAGGTGGTCGAACGCCATGTCTGCGCCCTGATCACCCGTGACCGGATTCCCACCCCGCAGATCAGGATCGATTCGATCACCGATCCGGTGGCGGTGGAACTGCTGGCCAAGTTCCGCAACAACGGTATTGAGATTTCCCTCAACGATTTTTCTCTGAATACGGGCATTCCCACCGTCGCTGCCCTGGCCTGGGATCCTTCGACCTTTCCCGAGTCGAGCGAAATCGTCTATACCGCCGGAACAACCCCGGATGCCAACAAGGCCCTCATTCGTGCGCTGACTGAGGTGGCCCAGCTGGCTGGCGATTTCAATAGCAATGCCAACTATGTCGCCAGTGGCCTGCCCAAGCCGCTTGCGTTAAGCGAGGTTGCCCATGTACTCAATTCGGGCGCAACCATTGAGCTGATGCGGATGGCTGATTTGAAAGATGAAGATATCTACCAGGAGGTGCAGAACTGTGTCGCCGCCCTTGGCAAGATCGGCATGGAGGTGCTGGTGGTCGATACCACCCACCCGCAGTTGCAGATACCAGCCATCTACACCATCATTCCAGGGGCACACTTCCGCGAGCGGGCAATGGGCGGCAATGCAGCCCTCTTTGCAGCCAAGCTTGCGGCCGAACTCCTCGAGGGCGATGCGCTTGACAGCAAGCTGGCAGCGATGCAGCGGTTGCTGCCCGATGCCTATGCCTTGCCCTTTTATCGTGGTCGCCATCTCTATGAGCTCGGTCTTGCCGAGGCGGCCCTGGAGTGTTTCCAGGAGGCGCTGCAGCTCTTGCCCAACGACGAGGATCTTCCCTATCTCTATTCGTATAGCGGCTGTTGCCTGCGCGATCTGGGCCGCTACGAGGATGCCGTGGCAGTGCTGAACAAGGGGCTGACCCACGATGAAGATCGGCCGGATATCTACAATACCCTCGGGGTCTGCCACTTCAAGCTTGACCAGTTCCAGGAGGCGGTTCGCTGCTTTGGCCGGGCGGTTGAGCTCAACCCGGCTTCTGCCATTGATTTTGCCAATCTGGCACTCAACCTGGAGCGGCTCGGGGAAACAAAATCGGCCATCGCCAATTACGAGATCGCCCTGAGTCAGGATCCCTGTATCGGCTTTGCCGCAGAGCGGCTGGCTGCACTGCTTGCAACTGTTTCCCAGGCATAGTCTTCGATGATCTCTCTGCCCCAATCCCCGGGAAAAATTCTTGTCTGGGCACCGGACCGGGTGAGCGAAGCGGTTCTCGCCACTCCCGCGGTCAGGACGATTCGCGAAAATTTTCCAGAGGCGGAACTGACCCTTCTGGTTTCTCCCCGGGTTCACGACATATTTCAGTTCAGTCCGCGTGTGGATCGGCTCTTGGTCTATGAAAATGAAGGCGAACACCGCGGCCTTCGCGGCAAGCTGCAGCTTGTGCGCGAGTTGCGTCAGCAGCAGTTTGCCGTTGTTATTTTTATCGCTGGTGGATGGAAGGGCCCTCTGATCGCCTGGCTGGCACGTATTGCCGTTCGGGCGGGACACCTCACAGGGGTGCGTGGGCTGCTGTTGACCCACGGGGTGCACAAAACCCTGGAGGCGGTGAAAAAGCATGAGGTGGATCATTACCAGCGAATAATGCTCGGCTTGGGGTTGCGGCCCTCGAACAACACTCTTGAGCTCTTTCTTTTCGGTGATCAGATCGATGCGATCAAGGCGCGGGTCCGTACCATGGCCGACTTTGAGATGGGCACCCAGCCGCTGATCGGATTTATTCCCGGAGCAACCTATTTTCCCTCAAAACGTTGGCCCGTGGAACATTACGCGCAGCTGGCGCAACTGATCTGCCGCGACCCTCGGGCACGAATTATATTGTTTGGTTCAAAGGCGGAACGGGCAACCTGCACCAAAATCATCGCCCAATCCGGAGCTGCTGCCCCGCGGATGCTCAACATGGCTGGGTCAGCCCGCCTGATTGAAACCATCGCCTTGCTTGGTGAATGTGACGTCCTGGTTTCCAGCGATTCCGGACTGATGCATGCGGCTGCTGCCCTCCATGTGCCGATTGTGGCGCTCTTCGGGGCCACCGACCCCAGGGTCACCGGACCCTACTCGGATAATGCGGTCATTCTCCACCAGCCCGTCTTATGCAGTCCCTGCAATAAACCCCGTTGCCCCTACAAACATATGCGCTGCATGAAACTCATCAGCAGTGACGATGTGTATGCCGAGGTCATGGGCATACTCGCAGAGCGGTGAGTGCCGCTGAGTGCGGGAGACCGCCGCACATCCCCGACGAAACGCTCTGTATCGCCCACCGCGGGTATCGGGCCTGCTTTCCGGAAAACACCCTGCTTGCCTTTGCGCAAAGTCTTGGCCGCAGCCATATGATCGAGTTGGACGTCCGCCTCAGTCGTGATGGCGAGGTGATCGTCTTTCACGATGAGCTACTCTGCCGCACCACGAACGCCCGCCTATGTGCTTCTGAATGGGGACTCTCGTCTTTGCAGGTCATCGATTGGTCGTTAACGGAGCTGCAACGGCTGGACGCAGGGGCCTGGTTTCTTGAGGCCGACCCTTTCAGCAGCCTTGGCTCCAAACTGGTGCGGGCCGAGGACATTCTTGTCCATCTACCGCAAAAAATTCCCACCCTGGATGAGGTTCTCTGCTGGAGCCGAAAGCATGCGATGCGGCTCAATATCGAGTTAAAAGACTTGGCCAAAGTCGAGCTGAACCGCCTCCTGGTAGAAGCGGTTATCGCCGCGTTGCAGCGGCAGCAGGTTGAACATTTGGTCCTGCTCTCCTCGTTCAACCACCGACTGCTGCCCTATTGCCGCGGCCTGGCACCGGATATTGCATGTGCGGCCCTGCAGGAAAAGACGCATCCGCCTGAACTGGTGGCCTATCTGCGTGATCTGCAGGTCTGCGCCTACCATCCTGAAAACGCCCTCACTGATCAGGCCTTGATCGCTCTGCTCTGGTCTGCGGGCATTGCGGTGAACGTCTTCACAGTCAATGATCATCTTCGCATGAAGGAGCTTGCAGGGTTTGGGGTCAGTGGAATTATCACGGATTACCCGCATCTTTCCACCTGCGGTCAAGCCTAGAAGAGTGAGGAGCTCTGCTGGCGCTGGGCAAAATTCTGCAGGTAGCGATCGACCTTGGCCCGCCCGACCTTCATCAGATTCTGCATCAGGAAAAAAGGCACTTCCGCAAGACCGTAGCGATCTCTGATCAGCTCGGTCATCGCTATCCAGAGGTGTCCCGTCATTTCCGCGTCCGCAAGAGCGCGATGAAAGACGCCCTCATGGGGGATCCCTAAAAAATCGACCAGGGTTGCCAGTTTGTGGTTGGGTGCGGAGGGGAAAAGTCGTCTCGCGGTGAGCACGGTGCAGGCCATGGGGTTGGTGCGCTCGATTCCCAGGTGGGTGAATTCGGCGTCAAGAAAACTGCGGTCAAAACCGACATTGTGCGCAACCAAGGGGGACTCGCCAAGCCATCGGGCAAAGCGGGCCATGACCGCCTCGCAGGGTGGTGCCTGGGTAACGAGCTCGTTGCTGATGCCGGTGAGCGATTCAATGAACCAGCTGATGGGAAATCCCGGATTCATCAACTCCTGAAAACGATCGACAATGACACCCTGTTCAATTTTCACCGCCCCCACCTCAATGGGACGATCTCCATATTTGGGGGCTTGACCAGTTGTTTCGAAATCAAAGACAATAACAGGGAGGGACGGGCACACGGTGGTAGAGTGTAAATGCAGACGGTTATGCAGGCTAAAGGCCGAAGAAACAGCAATTTCAAGGGGTTTGCAATGAAAACGCTGTGCGCTTTATCAGTGAATCGGGTACATAATAAAAAATGATTGCCACCAAAACTCTGCTCGAAGAAACGAGATCTTCCCCTGTGGTCGAGATGACACCCGGCAGGGGCGACACTTCTCGGAACGACCCGCAATGTTGATGTCATCCCGAAGGAATAAGAGGGATCTACAAGCAGAACCGTGAGCTGAGGTTCAATGGTGATCATAGAGTAAAAAGTTAATACACTACTTATTCATCAAATTCAATGGGGGGAGGTTTCATGGGGCCGGATGAAATGCGAGAAAGGGCTATTGATCTGTTTTTGAAACGTTTGCACTGCAGTCAAGTACTGGCCATGGTCGGCCACGAGAAGCTGGGGATCGAGGATCCCTCGGTCATCAAGGCCCTTGGTTCCTTTGGCGGCGGTATCGGCGGAACCGGTCATGTCTGCGGCGCTCTTGTCGGTGCGGCCACCGTGATCGGCACCCTGTACAGTCGTTCAAGCCTTGAAGAAAAAGAAAATCCGCGAATGTGGGCGGCCACCAAGGCGGTGATGAAATCCTTCAAGGAGCTCACCGATGAATACGGTGGCATTGACTGCGGCCAGATTGCGCGGGTCGACTGGATGAACCGTGACCAGGTCAAGAATTTTTACGGCAATGCTGAGAGTCGTCGACAGCACTGCATTCAGGTCGTGGGTGAAACAGCTCGACTGCTTGGTGAGCTGCTGGAAAAGGAGGCGGAGATCATGGCCACCAAAGAGGCGGAGAAAAAGGCTCAATAACCTTCCAGTCGTGGTGCCGATGGGCGCATCGCGTTTTGCCGAGGGCAGCTCTATGCTGCCCTTTTGTATGTAGGGGGATCAATGTATGGAGATGTATAATTTTTCGAGTGCTGAAACCGATCGTATCAATCTCGCTCTCCGGTTTATCAGTACCAAGGAAGTCGACCTGGAGCCGATGCTGGCCCGGACCCTGATCGTGAAGACCGAAAATTACGAGGACGAATGCGAAAAGCTGGCACCGTACTATGCCCAGTTCGGTCTGGAAGACGGAAGTGCTCGCCTGGTGTTTGATTCGTCGAAGGAGGGGGCGCACAAGATACTGATCAACAAGGCGGCCATCTCCGGGCTTTCCTATGTCCATGCCCTGGTCAACCAGGTGGTGCATCTGGGCAACCTCAGCTTTTATAACCGCGAGTACGGCAATATTTATCGCATGGAGGCTGACCAGGCCATTGCCGACTACTATTACGAGTTTCTCCTCTGGTCCAGATTTCAGGCCATGAAAGTGGCTACCCGGGCCCATGCCCTGGTCAGCTGGCACGAGGTCAACGGTGAAGAGCCGCCCAGGGACGGCAGATACCAGTTTTCCCAGGTCGGGTTTCCAGTGGAACCGGTGGGCGAGTGCCTCTACCAGTTGGTGCAGGCCGATGATATCGCTCCGTGGCGGGAAATCTTCTGGAGATTGCTCGAAGAGCTGGCAACCTATTTCGGTCGGTTGGCCTTTTACCAGCAGGAGGCCGATCCTGCTGAACTTGATGAGCGTTTTCCCGCAGAGCCCCTCGATGAAACCGTTGGTTTGGAAAATTGCCTTATGCTCTATGCCTCCCTGCAGGTTGCCCGCGATTATGCAAGCTGGAAAGAGATACGTCCCAAAATGCGGCAGGCCGTGGTGGCCATGCAGGATCAGGGCAAAATACGTTTTGACAGACAGGGTGGGGAGTAGCTCTCGGCATACGGCGGTCAGACTGCTCGCACCTTGATCCAGACCTAGAATTTGTGAACAACAAAGGACCTTACCAAAGAAGATGGCAAGGTCCTTGTCATTTTCCGCCCCCACCTGAGTCAGGGGACTTTTTGTCCATGCTGCGGCAATGGGAAGGCTCTATTCTCCGAAGACAAGATCGTCTCTGATCCAGCCCAATGCAGCGCCTCCGTGATAATACCCAAGCTTCACCCAGTTGCCGGTTTTCCCCAAAAGGGTGTAAATTTCGCCCATTTCCGCAACCGCGACTACCTTTGAGTTGGTCGTCGCCTTGCTGCGCACGTTGGCCTTTTCCACCAGAATCACTGCTGTATCGATATTGGACACAAGCGGTTTGTAGACCCAACCGGTATTGTTTTGCCAATCACGGAAATAACTCCAGTTATTCTCCTCCTTTTCCACCTTGATCGGATAACCCAACGGAGCTGTGAAAATGATTTTGCTGTTCAGGGCAGGGCCTGAGCGAATATTGACCTGATCCTTGCCGATACTTTTTGCCTCCAGGGATCCGGCAAGCCCGATCACCATCGGGGCAATGAGCAGACAGGCGCGAACAGTGGAGAAGAGGTTTCGTTGGTGCACAAAAAAACTCCTTTTCAGTTGTTTTTTTTCTTATGGAAGTGCAGTCAGAAAGGCAGGGGAATTGTTGCCACAGGTGAGCGATCGTTGATGCGAAGGAACAACGGGGCACGAGGCGAGGCCTCTATACAGCTTTAAACCGTATTCACTCCTCCTGTGGTGTGAATGAACAATTCCGCCTGGAATGCATTGCTGTCTATGACCGCACCCAACCGCGAACACGATGCCAATTGGCAGTAAATTACTGTTCCAAGAATTGTTCCAAGATGAAATCAATGGTAAGCGCTTCAAGACATGTGAAAAAACAGTCTTTGTAACAGGGGGATACGAAGATCGGTGAGGAACTGGGATTGTCTTGCCGAATTGGACTGCGTCCTGCAATTGAGGACTCAGTCCCTTTTTGCAGGACTATTCAGGCGTGTGAAAACAGGAGGGAAGCGCATACTTTTTCAGCAATGCATACAGCCTGGAACGGGATAACCCGGAAATGGCACAGGCCTCTTGCATGGTGGTTGCCCGATGCATCAAATCCCGGAGGTAGTTCTGCTCAAGCTCACTGATCGCAGCCTCTCGTACATCCACCAGGCGCGGGAGAGATGCAATTCGGGTCATGGTTGTGTTGGTGCTTGATTGCTCGGCGCAATCGGTTTCCTGTTCAATGGAGGCACGGGCCAAATGCACCCTGATGTAGACCGGGAGGTGTTTGGGAAAGAGGACGGGTTCCTGGCGGGCGGCGGCTATGGCCCGTTCCAGGGCGTTGACCAGTTCGCGGACATTGCCCGGCCACTCATAGCGGTTGAGGTATTCGAAGAAATCAGGAGAAAAACTCTTGGTCGGTTGCTGATAGCTTGCGCAAATTTTCTCTACATGGTGGGCGGCTATTTCGCGGATATCGTCGAGTCGTTCCCTGAGGGCTGGCAGTTCGATGGTGAAGGCCCGCAACCGGTAGAGCAGATCCTTGCGAAACCGATGCAGTTGGACCATCTTGCTCAGGTCGCGGTTTGTGGCCGCAATCAGGCGAAAATCACTGCGCAACAGCGCGCCGCCGCCGACCTGCCGAAATTGGCGCTCCTGAAGGACGCGCAGAAAAGACTTTTGGACCGCCAGGGGCATCTCGCCCACCTCGTCGAGAAAGAGGGTGCCGCCATCAGACCGCTTGATCAGCCCGCTTTGACTTTTTTCAGCTCCGGTGAATGCACCCCGTTCGTAGCCAAAGAGGATCGATTCCACCAGGGTTTCCGGCAGGGCGGCACAGTCCACCACCACGAATCTTCTCCCGGTGCGGCGGCTGTTGTTGTGGATTGCCCAGGCAAAGAGCTCCTTGCCCGTCCCGGTTTCCCCGGAGATGAGCACGTTGGCATCGCTGTCGGCAGAAAGGGCCAGTCGATCGAGGCAGCGACGCATCTGCAGGCTGCTGCCGACGATCTCGTCACGGGTTTCCTGGTTGAGCGTGACATGGGGGTGGTGTCGGTTCTTTTTGGCACGGTACTGGATGGCGCGAACGAGCGAAAGGGCCATGGCACGGGCTGTGACGGGTCGCTCGACATAGTCCCAGGCACCCATTTTGATGGCATGCTCGGCCTGGTCGGCATCCGCGGCATCGGTGAGGATAATCACTTCCGGAAGCGATGGCGTCTCAATGAGTGAGGGCAGGGCCTCCAGGCCGCTGCCGTCACTCATCTCCGCATTGAGAAAGATTACGTCATAGGGGTGCGCAGAGGCCTTCTTCAACCCCTCATCCAGGGTAGGGGCCACTGCGACCCGGTGCCCCATGTGATCGATCTCACCGGAAAGGGTCGCGATAAACGACGCATCGGTGTCGATGATGAGGATCTGCGCGGTACTCAAAACGTCTCAGCACCCATGGGGCAACGGGGGGTCATGCCACGAGAATGGCGGGGAGGATGCATCCAAGCCTCCTCAGTCCAGTTCCACGGCCCAGGAATCGAGCTCGGGCACCTTGCTCACGATTTTCTCCTTGAGGAGAAACTGGGCAAAGCGGTTGTAGCGGTTCTTGTCGAGGGCGCCCGGGCGAAGGGCGAAACGGGGCAGGGTGTCTTTCCAGGCACGGCGGTTCAACTCGTCATCCAGGCTTTCCCGGCCATGGCTAACAAAGAGTTGCCAGCTTTTGTCGGGATGATTCACCAGGTACTGGACCCCTTCTTCAACCGCATCGACAAACTTACGTAGTTTGGGATCGTGAATCGATTTTGTATTGGCCACCAGGATCAGCTCGTCATAGGCCGGGACGCCGTACTCTTCAACCAGGAAGGCCCGGCCGGGACGTTTTTCAAGGGCCATCTGGTTGAGCTCGAAATTACGAAAGGCACCGATAACCGCGTCCGCCTGGCCGGTGAACAGGGAAGGGGAGAGGGAAAAGTTGACATTGACCAGCTTGACGTCCTCAAGAAGCAACCCCTCCTTTTCGAGCATCACTTTCAACAGCGCGGTTTCAAAACCACCCACGGAATAGCCGATGGTCTTTCCCTTGAGGTCCTTGATCGAGTTGATCTTGCCGTTCTCCAGGACAACCAACGAGTTCAACGGAGTGGCGATCAGAGTGGCGATGCGCACCAGCGGCAACCCCTGATCCACCTGCATCTGGTGCTGGTGCTGATAGGAGAGGGCAATGTCAGCCTTGCCGGCAGCGACCAGTTTTGGGGGATCATTGGGGTTGGATGGGGCGATCAGCTCCACATCCAGTCCTCGTTTGCTGAAATAGCCATTTTCCAGGGCCACATAGAGGGGGGCATGGTCCGGATTGACGAACCAGTCCAACAGGACCGTCAATTTTTCCCCTGCACGGGAGGGGGGGGGCGTCAGCAGGGTCAGGCAGAGCAGGGACAGCAGCAGATAAAGTTTTTTCATAATGATGTTCCTTGGTTGGGTTGCCAGTAAATGAGTCTGTCCAGTAGACGATCGATACAGAAGTAGAGCAACAGCGATACCGCCGCCAGCAGGGCCAAGGCCGCAAACATCAGATCGATCTGCATGCGGGCATTGGCGTGAAGCATGTAAAAGCCAAGTCCCTCGCTAGAGCCGACCCATTCTCCGACCACGGCGCCGATGGGGGCAACCGCGGTGGCCACCCGCAGGCCGGAGGCGAAGGCCGGGAGGGCCGAGGGGATGACGATGGTGCGCAATAGGGCCAGAGGCCCGGCGCCCATGATGCGCGCCAGTTCCAGCAGTTCGGGATCGGTTCGCTGCATGCCGCCGTAGAAGGAGGCGGTCACCGGAAAAAAGATGATCAAAACCGCCATGGCCACCTTGGAGGCCATGCCGTACCCCAGCCAGAGCACCAGTACCGGAGCCAGGGCAAAGACCGGTATGGCCTGGCTGATCACCAGAATGGGCAGCATCCATCGTTTGAGCAGTGGCGAGAGTACCATGGCCAGGGCACTGGTGGTGCCCAAGAGGGTGCCCAAAACCAGGCCAAGGACAATCTCGGTCAAGGTGGTGTGCAGATGGCCAAGGAGCAGGGGCAGATGTGAGGCCAGCGCCTTGGTCACCGGTATCGGACCGGGAAGGATGAAGGCGGGCACGTCGGTAACGAGGACCAGGATCTGCCACAGAATCAACAGGCCACAGGCAAGGATGGGGCCGCGCAGATGCTTCATGTTGCCTCTCCCTGCATCAACAGCCCGAGAAGATGACCGTAGTGCCGGTTGAGCAGGTCTTGCCCTGCCTCCCGGGGAGGGGCGCCCTGGGGAACAAGCTCCTCGGCGACGTGTATGGGACTGCTCGCAAGAACAATGATCCGGTCCCCCAGACGCAGGGCCTCCATGGGATCATGGGTCACAAGGATGACGGTCGCGCCCTTGGTGAGGCGCGCGGCCAGATTTTGCAGCCGTACCCGGGTCAGGGCATCCAGGGCGGAGAAGGGCTCGTCCATGAGCAGTATCGGGCATTCTTCCATCAAGGTCCTGAGCAGGGCACCCCGTTGGCGCATGCCGCCGGAGAGGGTGCCCGGCAGGGCCTCCTCGTATCCGGCCAACCCGGCCTCAGCGATCATCTGGAGTGCTTTGTCGCGTCGTTCCTGGTTGATTTCGCGGCGCAGGCGGGCGCCGAGCAGCACGTTGTCCAGCAGACTCAGCCAGGGGAGGAGCAGGTCGTTTTGCCCCATCCAGGCCACGTTGTGTATTTTGCTGCCTCTCGCATCAAAGCGAACCTGCCCGGTATAGGGCAGGGAGGAGACGCCGGCGATCAGCTTGAGCAGGGTCGACTTGCCGCAGCCGCTGGGACCGAGGATACAGGTAGTCCGGCCACCCGCAAGGGTGAGCGACAAATCCTGAAAAAGGGGCTTGCCGTCAAACTCGAGGCAGACCCGGTCAAAGACGATCTGCGGAGCCTGGTGCACCAATGCTGTTTTTCCTGGCGCTGCGCTTAGAAGAAACGGAAGAAATGATGCACCGGTCCATGGCCGTGGCCGATGGTGTAGGCGGCGCCGGCACGGATGGCTCCGGAGATGTACTCCTTGGCCAGGCGAACGGCCTGCTCGACCGTTTCCCCCTTGGCGATAAAGGAGGCAATGGCCGCACTCAGGGTGCAGCCGGTTCCATGGTTGTTTCGGGTAGCGATACGTTCGCCCGGCAAGATGACCAACCGCTTTTCCTGGCCCAGGTAGAGGCAGTCGTTACTGTCGCCGCCTTCGAGGTGCCCTCCCTTGATCAGCACGTTGCGGCAGCCCATATTGGCAAGTTCGATCGAGGCCTGTTCAATGGCCGCGGTGGTGAAGGTGTCTTTGCCGAGCAGCACCGAGGCCTCGGGCAGGTTGGGGGTGATCAACTCCGCCATGGGGATGAGGTACTCCTTGAGCGCTTCGATGGCCTCGTCTTGGAGCAATTTGTCGCCGCTCTGGGCCACCATCACCGGATCAAGGACAATGGTGCGGATATCGAATTTCTGCAGGTTTTCGGCCACGGTCCTGATCAGTTCCGGGGAAAAGAGCATGCCGATCTTGACCGCATCCACACCGATGTCAGA
Coding sequences within it:
- a CDS encoding ABC transporter ATP-binding protein, encoding MHQAPQIVFDRVCLEFDGKPLFQDLSLTLAGGRTTCILGPSGCGKSTLLKLIAGVSSLPYTGQVRFDARGSKIHNVAWMGQNDLLLPWLSLLDNVLLGARLRREINQERRDKALQMIAEAGLAGYEEALPGTLSGGMRQRGALLRTLMEECPILLMDEPFSALDALTRVRLQNLAARLTKGATVILVTHDPMEALRLGDRIIVLASSPIHVAEELVPQGAPPREAGQDLLNRHYGHLLGLLMQGEAT
- the thiD gene encoding bifunctional hydroxymethylpyrimidine kinase/phosphomethylpyrimidine kinase, whose amino-acid sequence is MSVEKVYRRVLTIAGSDSGGGAGIQADLKTISANGCYGMSVITALTAQNTVGVSAIHAVPIDFVAAQMDAVLSDIGVDAVKIGMLFSPELIRTVAENLQKFDIRTIVLDPVMVAQSGDKLLQDEAIEALKEYLIPMAELITPNLPEASVLLGKDTFTTAAIEQASIELANMGCRNVLIKGGHLEGGDSNDCLYLGQEKRLVILPGERIATRNNHGTGCTLSAAIASFIAKGETVEQAVRLAKEYISGAIRAGAAYTIGHGHGPVHHFFRFF